From the Euphorbia lathyris chromosome 6, ddEupLath1.1, whole genome shotgun sequence genome, one window contains:
- the LOC136233198 gene encoding RAF-like serine/threonine-protein kinase PRAF, with the protein MAALHPPELDSGASSPRSEHYASQDTRVRFMCSFNGKILPRPHDNQLRYVGGDTRIVAVHRSTTYSAFISKLSKLSGISNLTVKYQLPNEDLDALISVTTDEDIENMIEEYDRILLNLNPRAARLRLFVFAKGEDSNSRASSISSLLDGSTNRENWFFDALNAGSRLERERSEASSIISEVPDYLFGLDNSDEVQLHHREPYKMKPRHNHNLHDNISASDPGSPAPVVSSPYNSTSSAVATAPSIPDLPPVKTTLENPDPITHQKQYHPHTVEVVTSEPIEQPAPQPTGYPNPGNPVMHYIPNSHYPGHVQQMPVYYVAGSVPPSNNVPVQQVQIRAPYMQQYPVQMGQMQVGYHQQISGMGQAYGGVAIRPVNQVDSYDQNGRGVHEGMNMNQQIYYDVRNVGPGPGMVPGYAGMVMQGREDLQRTGFDKNSGRMS; encoded by the exons ATGGCAGCGCTTCATCCACCGGAGCTGGATTCCGGCGCATCCTCTCCCCGCTCCGAACACTATGCCTCCCAAGACACCCGTGTCCGATTCATGTGCAGCTTTAACGGTAAGATTCTTCCTCGTCCGCACGACAATCAACTCCGTTATGTTGGCGGCGATACTCGAATCGTCGCCGTCCACCGTTCCACCACTTACTCTGCTTTCATCTCCAAGTTATCCAAGCTCTCAG GAATTTCGAATTTGACTGTGAAGTATCAGTTACCGAATGAAGATCTAGATGCTTTAATTTCTGTAACAACGGATGAGGATATTGAGAATATGATTGAAGAATACGATCGGATTTTGCTGAATTTGAATCCACGCGCCGCCAGGCTCCGGCTGTTTGTGTTTGCTAAAGGAGAGGATTCGAATTCGAGAGCTAGCAGTATCAGTTCGCTTCTCGATGGCTCTACAAATCGGGAAAACTGGTTCTTCGATGCTCTTAACGCCGGTTCAAGGCTGGAGCGAGAAAGATCGGAGGCGTCATCGATTATATCGGAAGTTCCCGATTATCTATTCGGGTTGGATAATTCCGATGAGGTACAATTACATCATCGAGAGCCATATAAAATGAAGCCTCGCCACAACCACAATTTGCACGATAATATATCGGCTTCCGATCCTGGTTCTCCGGCGCCGGTGGTTTCATCGCCGTATAACTCGACTTCGTCCGCCGTCGCAACTGCGCCATCCATTCCTGATCTTCCACCTGTGAAAACCACATTGGAAAACCCGGATCCGATTACCCATCAGAAACAGTATCATCCACATACAGTTGAAGTTGTTACTTCTGAACCAATTGAACAACCCGCCCCGCAACCAACCGGGTATCCAAATCCGGGTAATCCAGTCATGCATTACATACCCAATTCCCATTATCCGGGTCATGTACAACAAATGCCTGTTTACTATGTTGCGGGTTCAGTTCCACCATCCAACAATGTTCCGGTTCAACAAGTTCAAATCCGGGCTCCATATATGCAACAATACCCGGTTCAAATGGGTCAAATGCAAGTCGGATACCACCAACAAATTTCCGGTATGGGTCAAGCTTATGGTGGAGTGGCTATAAGACCCGTTAATCAAGTAGACTCATATGATCAGAATGGAAGAGGAGTTCATGAGGGGATGAATATGAATCAACAGATTTATTATGATGTTAGAAATGTAGGTCCTGGTCCGGGTATGGTTCCGGGTTATGCGGGTATGGTTATGCAAGGTCGGGAAGATTTACAAAGGACCGGCTTTGATAAAAATTCAGGTCGGATGTCATAA